The Saccharopolyspora gregorii genomic interval TCTCCGGGCGCAGCGCCAGGTCCAGCTCGGCGCGGTCCGGTCCGGGGCGCACCGCGCGCACCTCGCCGACGAGCACGCCGCGCACCTTCACGTCCGATCCGGCGCGCAGCTCGTTGCCCGCCCGGTCGGTGTGCAGCACGACCGGCACCACCGGCGTGAACGACTTCCGGTAGAAGCCGATCATGCAGGTGAAGAACAGCGCGGACACCAGCAGGAACACCAGCCCCAGCAGCTGGTGCCCGCGCCGGTCCCGCCGCGCCCGCCTCATCCGGCGATCCGCACGGTCGTGGTCGAACCCCAGATCGCCAGGCTCAGGAAGAAGTCCAGCACCGCCACCAGCACGATCGAGGTGCGCACCGCCCGCCCGACCGCGATGCCCACGCCCGCGGGCCCGCCGCGCGCGGTGTAGCCGTAGTAGCAGTGCGTCAAGATCACCACGAGGCTGAACACCAGCACCTTCCCGAACGACCACAGCACGTCCTGCGGCGGCAGGAACAGGTGGAAGTAGTGGTCGTAGGTGCCCGCCGACTGCCCGTAGAACCACACGGTGATCTGCCGCGACGCGAAGTAGGAACCGAGCAGCCCCACCACGTACAGCGGGATCACCGCCGCGAGCCCGGCCAGCACCCGGCTGGTCACCAGGTAGGGCACGGTGCGCACGCCCATCACTTCGAGCGCGTCGATCTCGTCGGAGATGCGCATCGCGCCGAGCTGCGCGGTGAACCCGCAGCCGACCGTCGCCGACAACGCCAGGCCCGCCGACAGCGGCGCGACCTCGCGGGTGTCGAAGTAGGCGGCGATGAACCCGGTCAGCGCGGAGGTGCCGAGCTGGTCCAGCGAGGAGTAGCCCTGCAACCCGACGATCGCCCCGGTGCACACCGTCATCCCGATCATCACGCCGAGCGTGCCGCCGATGACGGCGAGCGCGCCGCTGCCGAACATCACCTCGGTGAGCAGCCGCCCCGTCTCCCGCGGGTACTTGCGCAACGTCAGCGGCGCCAGCGCCAGCGCCCGCAGGTAGAACGCCAGCTGCCACCCGAGCCCGGCGAGCGCGTCGCCGAGGCGGGAGAACAGCAGCGCGAACCGGCGCCGCCACGGCGTCGGCGGCGGCAGGTACTGCTCGGTCGCGACCATCACAACTCCTTCGGCGGAACGAGTTGCAGGTAGATCCCGGTGATCACCAGGTTGATCGCGAACAGCAGCAGGAAGGTGATCACCACGGCCTGGTTCACCGCGTCGCCCACGCCCTTCGGCCCGCCGGCCGGGTGCAGGCCCCGGTAGGCGGCGACCACCCCGGCCACGAACCCGTAGATCAGCGCCTTGAGCTCGCTGACGTAGAGGTCCGGCAGCTGCGCGAGCGCGTTGAAGCTGGCCAGGTAGGCGCCGGGCGTGCCGCCCTGCAGCACCACGTTGAAGAAGTAGCCGCCGGCCACGCCCACCACGCTGACCAGCCCGTTGAGCAGCAGCGCGACGAACACGGCGCCGAGCACGCGCGGCACGATCAGCCGGTGCACCACGGAGACGCCGAGCACTTCCATCGCGTCGATCTCCTCGCGGATGGTGCGGGCGCCGATGTCCGCGCACACCGCCGAACCGCCCGCCCCGGCCACCAGCAGCGCGGTGATCAACGGGCTGGCCTGCTGCAGGATGGACAGCGCGCTGGCCGCGCCGGTGAACGACTGGGCGCCGATCTGCTGGGTCAGCGACCCGAGCTGCATGGCGATCACCGCGCCGAACGGGATGGCCACCAGCGCGGTCGGCAGGATGGTGACGCTCGCGAACAGCCACGCCTGCTGCACCCACTCCCGCACCTGGAACGGGCGTCTGGGCACGGCGCGCAGCACTTCCCAGGACAGCGTGGCGAGCCTGCCGACCTGGGCGAACGCGGCGCTCGCGGGGACGCGGTGGCTGGAGCCGGGCGAGTTCACGGCGACTCCCCGCCCGCGCGGCGGCACCGCACCACTTCGACGCCCATCGCTGCACCACCTCGTCGTCGCGCTCGCGCCGGGTCCGGCCCGCGGCGGCGCCGCGGGCGACCTGCTCGGTCCCCGCCGGTGCCCGACCCGGCGGGCCCGGCGGCGGGGTCATCTGGCCAGGGAATGCGTTGCGGTGGCACCTCCGTCCGCGACGAACTCGGCGCCGGTGCAGTAAGAGCTGTCGTCGCTCGCCAGGAACGCCACCAGGTTCGCGACCTCCTCGGGCCGCCCGACGCGGCCGAGGGCGAGCCGGGCGGCGGCGAAGTCGTCCAGCGCGGCGCCCACCTGCGCGCGCACCATCGCGGTGTCGATCACGCCGGGGTGCACCGAGTTGACCCGGATGCCGCGGTGGCCGAGCTCCAGCGCGGCCACCTTCGTCATGCCGCGCACCGCGAACTTGCTGGCCGAGTAGGCGATCGAACCGGCCATCCCGGCCAGTCCCTCCACAGAGGACACGTTGATGATGGAACCGCCGTCGCGCATCGACCGCTGCACCGCCCGCATGCCGAGGAAGGCGCCGAACTGGTTGACCCGCACCACCCGCTCGAAGTCGGCGGGCTCGGTCTCGGCCAGCGGCGCCAGGTGCAGCACGCCCGCGTTGTTCACCAGCACGTCGACCGGGCCGAACGCGTCCTCGGCGGCCGCGACGGCACCGTCCCACGCGGCCTCGTCGGTGACGTCGAGGTGCCGGAACCGGGCGTCCGCCCCGAGCTCGGCGGCCAGCGCCCGCCCCGCCTCGTCGGCGACGTCGCCGAGCAGCACCCGCGCGCCGTCCGCGACGAGGCGCCGCGCCGCCGCCGCGCCT includes:
- a CDS encoding glucose 1-dehydrogenase — protein: MAGLRGKVAIITGAAGGQGAAAARRLVADGARVLLGDVADEAGRALAAELGADARFRHLDVTDEAAWDGAVAAAEDAFGPVDVLVNNAGVLHLAPLAETEPADFERVVRVNQFGAFLGMRAVQRSMRDGGSIINVSSVEGLAGMAGSIAYSASKFAVRGMTKVAALELGHRGIRVNSVHPGVIDTAMVRAQVGAALDDFAAARLALGRVGRPEEVANLVAFLASDDSSYCTGAEFVADGGATATHSLAR
- a CDS encoding MlaE family ABC transporter permease, with the translated sequence MVATEQYLPPPTPWRRRFALLFSRLGDALAGLGWQLAFYLRALALAPLTLRKYPRETGRLLTEVMFGSGALAVIGGTLGVMIGMTVCTGAIVGLQGYSSLDQLGTSALTGFIAAYFDTREVAPLSAGLALSATVGCGFTAQLGAMRISDEIDALEVMGVRTVPYLVTSRVLAGLAAVIPLYVVGLLGSYFASRQITVWFYGQSAGTYDHYFHLFLPPQDVLWSFGKVLVFSLVVILTHCYYGYTARGGPAGVGIAVGRAVRTSIVLVAVLDFFLSLAIWGSTTTVRIAG
- a CDS encoding MlaE family ABC transporter permease; its protein translation is MNSPGSSHRVPASAAFAQVGRLATLSWEVLRAVPRRPFQVREWVQQAWLFASVTILPTALVAIPFGAVIAMQLGSLTQQIGAQSFTGAASALSILQQASPLITALLVAGAGGSAVCADIGARTIREEIDAMEVLGVSVVHRLIVPRVLGAVFVALLLNGLVSVVGVAGGYFFNVVLQGGTPGAYLASFNALAQLPDLYVSELKALIYGFVAGVVAAYRGLHPAGGPKGVGDAVNQAVVITFLLLFAINLVITGIYLQLVPPKEL